From a single Planococcus shenhongbingii genomic region:
- a CDS encoding NAD(P)-dependent alcohol dehydrogenase, with protein sequence MKASVHKKYGPPEVLKLTEVEKPIPKDDEVLVKVYATTASTGDCRVRRADPFAVRFFYGLKKPKVGILGTELSGEVEAVGKDVKTFKKGDLVFCGTGVKLGANAEYVCVNEEGAIAIKPANMTFEEAASVPFGATTSLFFLRDKGHIREGQKVLIYGASGALGTYAVQLAKHFGTQVTAVCSGRNVALVKSLGADHVIDYTQEDFTKSGMTFDLIFDTVGKTSFSKCKKSLRKNGVYLAAVAGIPQYVQMIATSIRGNKKMKGGVAKMRKEDMLFLKELIESGKIKSVIDKRYSLDQVAAAHSYVETGHKRGSVVINLIPSN encoded by the coding sequence ATGAAAGCAAGTGTCCATAAAAAATACGGGCCGCCGGAAGTGTTGAAGCTAACAGAAGTGGAAAAACCTATTCCTAAAGATGATGAAGTACTGGTGAAAGTGTATGCAACAACAGCGAGCACGGGTGACTGCAGAGTGCGAAGGGCGGATCCATTTGCTGTCCGGTTTTTTTATGGCTTGAAAAAACCGAAAGTCGGGATATTGGGAACGGAGCTGTCTGGAGAAGTAGAAGCTGTGGGAAAAGACGTTAAAACATTTAAAAAAGGGGATTTGGTGTTTTGCGGCACCGGAGTCAAGCTTGGCGCAAACGCAGAATATGTATGCGTGAATGAAGAAGGAGCTATCGCCATCAAACCGGCCAATATGACATTCGAAGAAGCTGCTTCCGTTCCATTTGGAGCGACAACTTCTCTATTTTTCCTAAGAGATAAAGGGCATATACGGGAAGGGCAAAAAGTGCTCATCTACGGTGCTTCCGGCGCATTAGGCACCTATGCAGTACAGCTGGCCAAACATTTCGGCACACAGGTTACAGCGGTCTGCAGTGGCCGGAATGTAGCGCTTGTGAAATCATTGGGTGCTGATCATGTCATCGATTATACCCAAGAAGATTTCACTAAATCAGGTATGACGTTTGATCTTATTTTTGACACGGTCGGCAAAACTTCGTTTTCGAAATGCAAAAAATCCTTGAGAAAAAACGGTGTTTATCTGGCAGCAGTAGCAGGAATTCCACAATATGTGCAAATGATTGCTACTTCGATTAGAGGCAATAAGAAAATGAAAGGCGGAGTAGCGAAGATGCGCAAAGAGGATATGCTTTTCCTCAAAGAATTGATTGAATCAGGAAAGATCAAGTCTGTCATAGATAAGCGTTATTCTTTGGATCAAGTTGCTGCGGCTCACAGTTATGTTGAAACCGGGCATAAACGCGGCAGCGTTGTCATTAACTTGATTCCGTCTAATTAA
- a CDS encoding YczE/YyaS/YitT family protein yields MKYIFFVLGILLLTLGIAFTIQSNLGTSPFDAVLVGLSETVGLTVGSWEVVLAILIIGCNSLLIRQRPEVVGLATAVITGIGIDFWLFFLSDVVTPELWHSQAACFAIGLLAMGAGTATYLHTNFAPIPVDRLTLILKDLTGTNIFMSRTFIYLVFLIMAFMLKGPIGIGTLLTVCLGGLILNFFMQPVGQLLDRILTTSYSSLD; encoded by the coding sequence GTGAAATATATTTTTTTCGTTTTAGGAATTCTTCTTTTGACTTTAGGAATAGCTTTTACCATACAATCAAATCTCGGAACTTCTCCATTTGATGCCGTTTTGGTAGGACTTTCTGAAACAGTGGGGTTGACAGTAGGAAGCTGGGAAGTCGTGCTGGCTATCCTGATCATCGGATGCAATTCACTATTAATAAGACAGCGGCCTGAAGTTGTTGGGCTGGCGACAGCTGTTATAACGGGAATCGGCATAGATTTTTGGCTATTCTTTTTGAGCGATGTGGTCACGCCTGAACTATGGCACAGCCAAGCGGCTTGCTTTGCCATCGGTCTTCTTGCTATGGGAGCAGGGACGGCTACTTATCTGCATACGAATTTCGCTCCGATTCCTGTGGACCGGCTGACATTGATTTTAAAGGACCTGACTGGAACGAATATATTTATGTCAAGAACATTCATTTATCTCGTATTTTTGATTATGGCTTTTATGCTGAAAGGTCCGATTGGCATCGGCACTCTATTGACCGTCTGCTTGGGCGGGCTGATTCTTAATTTCTTCATGCAGCCTGTTGGGCAGCTGTTAGACCGTATATTAACGACTTCATACTCCTCACTGGATTAA
- a CDS encoding MarR family winged helix-turn-helix transcriptional regulator, whose translation MKEILREIGMIARALDSISNIEFKEFDLTKGQYLYLVRICENPGIIQEQLVDLIKVDRSTATRAIQKLETNGFIEKKEDPHNKKTKKLFPTEKGKSVYPFIKRENEHSDQVALEGFSKKEAETAFELLQRIRKNVEKDWEFVKKGNKRDY comes from the coding sequence ATGAAAGAAATTCTGCGCGAAATTGGCATGATCGCGAGAGCTTTGGATTCGATCAGCAACATCGAATTCAAAGAATTTGACCTTACCAAAGGGCAGTATTTATACTTGGTGCGAATATGCGAGAACCCTGGAATCATTCAGGAACAGCTGGTGGACCTGATTAAAGTAGACCGCTCCACCGCAACACGCGCTATCCAAAAACTAGAAACTAACGGCTTTATTGAGAAGAAAGAAGATCCACACAATAAAAAAACGAAAAAGCTATTTCCTACCGAAAAAGGGAAATCGGTATATCCTTTTATCAAGAGAGAAAATGAACATTCCGATCAGGTGGCGTTAGAAGGCTTTTCCAAAAAGGAAGCAGAAACTGCTTTTGAACTGCTGCAGCGCATCAGAAAAAATGTTGAAAAAGACTGGGAATTTGTCAAAAAAGGCAATAAGCGAGACTATTAA
- a CDS encoding GNAT family N-acetyltransferase, whose translation MMATIKKCTLTDVHDLQTISVETFTETFKEHNLPEHLNAYLEKAYNLKQLQQEIANPSSQFFLVYFNEDIAGYLKVNTDEAQTEAMDDDSFEVERIYVKRKFQKHGLGKLLLNKAFELALEQKKKKIWLGVWEDNENAIAFYQKKGFVQTGAHSFFMGEDEQTDLIMTKTLQ comes from the coding sequence ATGATGGCGACGATAAAAAAATGCACGCTTACAGATGTCCACGATCTTCAAACAATCAGTGTGGAGACATTTACCGAAACTTTTAAAGAACATAATCTTCCTGAACATTTAAATGCCTATTTGGAAAAGGCCTATAACTTGAAGCAGCTGCAACAAGAAATAGCCAATCCGTCTTCACAGTTCTTTTTAGTTTATTTCAATGAAGATATTGCTGGATATTTAAAGGTCAACACTGATGAAGCGCAGACGGAAGCGATGGATGATGACTCATTTGAAGTCGAGCGGATTTACGTTAAGAGAAAGTTTCAGAAACATGGACTTGGAAAGCTTCTGCTGAACAAGGCGTTCGAACTGGCGCTGGAGCAGAAGAAAAAGAAAATTTGGCTGGGCGTCTGGGAAGATAACGAAAATGCCATTGCGTTTTATCAGAAAAAAGGGTTCGTGCAAACAGGCGCTCACTCTTTCTTTATGGGCGAAGATGAACAAACAGACTTGATCATGACCAAAACACTCCAATAA
- a CDS encoding FMN-binding negative transcriptional regulator: protein MFIPKHFKVSDFEEIREFVQHNSFGTLVTTRKGRPIATHLPLQLVKEEEDYYITGHMAYGNPQWRTFEASEEVLVMFQGPHAYISSSWYEHENVPTWNYQSVHLYGSARILNEEELKQDLTSLMQKYESHRENPVLWEKLSPSLLEKELKGIVGFKIQVKEIQAANKLSQNRNEGDYQNIVTKLYEENDVNSHQVAKVMENKIKKDIKQ, encoded by the coding sequence ATGTTTATTCCAAAGCATTTTAAAGTAAGCGATTTTGAGGAAATCCGGGAATTTGTACAACACAATTCGTTCGGCACGCTTGTCACGACCCGAAAAGGGCGCCCCATTGCGACGCATTTGCCTTTGCAGTTGGTGAAAGAAGAAGAAGATTACTACATAACCGGGCATATGGCTTATGGGAATCCGCAGTGGCGGACATTTGAAGCTTCAGAAGAGGTCCTGGTTATGTTCCAGGGACCGCACGCCTACATCTCTTCTTCCTGGTATGAACATGAAAATGTCCCAACATGGAATTACCAGTCTGTCCATCTCTATGGATCGGCCCGCATTTTAAACGAAGAGGAATTGAAACAAGATCTGACAAGCCTAATGCAGAAATACGAGAGCCATCGTGAGAATCCCGTTTTATGGGAAAAGCTCTCCCCTTCTCTATTGGAAAAGGAATTGAAAGGGATCGTCGGATTCAAGATTCAAGTGAAGGAAATCCAGGCTGCGAATAAACTGAGCCAGAACCGCAATGAAGGGGATTATCAAAACATCGTTACTAAGCTTTATGAAGAAAATGATGTGAACTCACATCAAGTGGCGAAAGTCATGGAGAATAAAATCAAAAAAGACATAAAGCAATAA
- a CDS encoding HD domain-containing protein: protein MTNQEIAGIKIPDSQLAKDAADLLREHGNDLLWNHSNRVFLFGAVNGQQAKQNYDLELLYVSALFHDFGLTKKFSSADLRFEVDGANAARSFLQHYQIPDESVRLVWDAIALHTTPGIAEHKESEVALLFSGVGLDVMGDGFEQFPSDLREEIVKAYPRNNFKKEIIPAFYEGFKHKPETTFGNMKEDVIQYFQPEYKNKNFCQCILHSPWNE, encoded by the coding sequence ATGACGAATCAAGAAATAGCAGGCATTAAGATTCCAGATTCCCAATTGGCAAAAGATGCAGCAGATTTATTGCGTGAGCATGGAAACGACTTGTTGTGGAACCATTCGAATCGCGTGTTTTTATTTGGTGCAGTCAATGGACAACAAGCGAAACAGAATTATGATTTAGAATTGCTTTATGTCAGTGCATTATTCCATGATTTCGGATTGACCAAAAAGTTCAGCAGCGCGGATCTGCGGTTTGAAGTAGACGGTGCAAACGCAGCAAGAAGCTTTTTACAGCATTATCAAATTCCAGATGAATCGGTTCGCCTTGTATGGGATGCTATTGCATTACATACGACTCCTGGCATAGCAGAACATAAAGAATCTGAAGTGGCACTGCTTTTCTCTGGCGTCGGTTTAGATGTAATGGGAGACGGTTTTGAGCAATTCCCTAGCGACTTGCGTGAAGAAATTGTCAAAGCTTATCCGCGCAATAATTTCAAAAAAGAAATCATACCAGCTTTTTATGAAGGATTTAAGCATAAGCCTGAAACGACTTTCGGCAATATGAAAGAAGATGTTATCCAATATTTCCAGCCGGAATATAAAAATAAAAACTTCTGTCAATGCATCCTTCATTCACCTTGGAACGAATAA
- a CDS encoding DNA-3-methyladenine glycosylase I, producing MAQCLWPQSSEMMQAYHDEEWCRPNQDDRYIFEMLSLEGAQAGLSWSIVLSKRKGYQEAFRNFDIDYCSKLTDPDLELIKGNYNVIKHLSKLQSVRTNAEAILKIQKEFNSFSDFLWSFVDFKPIINHWETEQQVPAQTPLSVQLSKELKKRGFKFVGPVTTYSFMQAVGMVDDHIITCTFHTSN from the coding sequence ATGGCGCAATGTCTATGGCCGCAAAGCAGTGAAATGATGCAAGCTTATCATGATGAAGAATGGTGCCGGCCTAATCAGGACGATCGATATATTTTCGAAATGTTATCGTTAGAGGGAGCCCAAGCAGGATTATCCTGGAGTATTGTTTTATCAAAACGCAAAGGCTATCAAGAAGCCTTTCGTAATTTTGATATTGATTATTGCTCTAAGCTGACCGACCCCGATTTAGAATTAATAAAAGGGAATTATAATGTGATCAAACATCTTTCGAAGCTCCAGTCCGTCCGAACCAATGCAGAAGCCATACTGAAAATCCAAAAGGAGTTTAATAGTTTTTCCGATTTTTTATGGAGCTTTGTGGATTTTAAACCGATTATCAATCATTGGGAAACCGAACAACAAGTTCCTGCCCAAACCCCTTTATCTGTCCAGCTCAGCAAAGAGTTAAAAAAGCGGGGATTCAAATTTGTGGGACCTGTTACCACATACTCGTTCATGCAAGCCGTCGGAATGGTGGACGATCATATCATCACTTGTACTTTCCATACTTCAAATTGA
- a CDS encoding universal stress protein, whose protein sequence is MTLAYKRILVAVDGSDVAEWAFRKSVGIAQRNNAILNLIFVIDTRSFTAVKFNELDIEEQAYEFARDLLDKYKKEAEAAGVEQVNAIVRPGSPKKVISRDFAKQVEADLIVCGATGMNAFERYLMGSVSQHIVRNSSCDVLVVRMDESDQAEEQKKSDFE, encoded by the coding sequence ATGACTTTAGCTTATAAACGAATTTTGGTGGCGGTTGATGGATCAGATGTAGCAGAATGGGCATTCAGAAAGTCGGTTGGAATAGCACAACGAAACAATGCCATACTGAATCTGATTTTTGTAATTGACACCCGTTCATTCACTGCGGTCAAATTTAATGAACTGGATATTGAAGAACAAGCATATGAGTTTGCACGAGATCTTCTCGATAAATATAAAAAAGAGGCCGAAGCAGCTGGTGTAGAGCAGGTAAATGCTATTGTTAGGCCAGGCTCTCCAAAAAAAGTCATCAGCCGTGATTTCGCCAAACAAGTTGAGGCAGACCTGATTGTATGCGGAGCAACTGGGATGAATGCATTTGAGCGTTATTTGATGGGAAGTGTTTCCCAGCATATTGTCCGCAATAGTTCCTGTGATGTTTTGGTAGTCCGTATGGATGAATCAGATCAAGCAGAGGAACAGAAAAAATCCGATTTTGAGTAA
- a CDS encoding DNA alkylation repair protein: MDFELVMQELEALGKERTKKTYIRNGAREPLFGVATGAMKPLAKKIKKNQPLADQLYATGNYDAMYFAGIISDMTTEEEFERWMDGAYFYMLSDYVVAVSLAEADFAQTLADKWIVSGEELKMSAGWSCYCWLLGNRPDREFIPNKLSDMLDQVERTIQDSPDRTKISMNNFIYTAAISYVPLHEKAIETAKTVGPVEIRKDQKNSSTLLASETIQKELDRGRLGFKRKYVRC, encoded by the coding sequence ATGGATTTTGAGCTGGTCATGCAAGAACTTGAAGCGCTCGGCAAGGAACGAACCAAGAAGACTTATATTAGAAACGGTGCCCGTGAACCGCTGTTCGGCGTTGCTACTGGCGCCATGAAGCCGCTCGCAAAAAAAATCAAGAAAAACCAGCCTTTGGCAGATCAACTATACGCTACCGGCAATTACGATGCCATGTATTTCGCTGGCATTATTTCCGACATGACGACAGAAGAAGAATTTGAACGTTGGATGGATGGAGCGTATTTTTACATGCTGTCCGATTACGTGGTTGCGGTTTCGTTGGCAGAAGCCGATTTTGCGCAAACACTTGCCGATAAATGGATTGTCAGCGGCGAAGAGCTCAAAATGTCAGCAGGCTGGAGCTGTTATTGCTGGCTGTTGGGCAATCGTCCCGACCGTGAGTTTATTCCAAACAAACTTTCCGATATGCTGGACCAAGTGGAAAGAACCATTCAAGATTCCCCTGACCGAACGAAGATTTCCATGAATAATTTCATTTATACAGCGGCGATTTCATATGTGCCGCTCCATGAAAAGGCGATTGAGACCGCAAAAACAGTAGGACCTGTCGAAATCCGCAAAGACCAGAAAAACAGCAGCACTTTGCTTGCTTCCGAAACGATCCAAAAAGAATTGGATCGAGGAAGACTCGGTTTTAAACGGAAATATGTAAGGTGTTAA
- a CDS encoding VOC family protein, which translates to MIGVEFNMVVTDSLKALELYKEIFEVERIEVSDFPRGENEAVFTLYGVQFHLLDENPPFYLIAPKSDDPKTSWTNLTIPTIKETYRKAINLGCTEIQAVTEMADHGVSNAIFMGSFGYIWMLHQIHKEVSHEERLQFWEGKREK; encoded by the coding sequence ATGATTGGTGTAGAATTTAATATGGTAGTTACAGACAGCTTAAAAGCATTGGAATTATATAAAGAAATATTTGAAGTTGAACGGATTGAAGTTTCCGATTTTCCTAGAGGGGAAAACGAAGCCGTTTTCACTTTATACGGTGTTCAATTTCACTTGCTAGATGAAAATCCGCCATTTTATTTAATCGCACCTAAATCTGACGATCCTAAAACCAGTTGGACAAACCTTACTATCCCTACCATTAAGGAGACCTACAGAAAAGCGATAAATTTGGGATGTACAGAAATACAAGCAGTTACTGAAATGGCTGATCACGGAGTATCAAATGCTATTTTTATGGGCTCTTTTGGTTATATTTGGATGCTGCATCAAATACATAAAGAAGTTAGCCATGAAGAACGGTTGCAGTTTTGGGAAGGAAAAAGAGAGAAGTAA
- a CDS encoding DinB family protein: protein MNVYCKGIIFQMDLAVDSVVKLMDTLSDEDLNIKPTAEKWSIGELLAHMSVISKADFLIGLGASEEELDHYYEVTKPESNLNSIAATLIDNYSFLRNSISELQEEELLRETTSFFGAVHSRYEWLLDTQSHFFHHRGQLHAMLVHVLKRNPDVKLFE from the coding sequence ATGAACGTATATTGTAAAGGGATTATTTTTCAGATGGACTTGGCGGTGGATTCTGTAGTCAAGTTGATGGATACGTTGAGTGATGAAGATTTGAATATTAAACCAACTGCAGAGAAATGGTCGATCGGTGAACTGCTCGCCCATATGTCAGTTATATCCAAAGCTGACTTCCTAATTGGCTTGGGGGCTTCGGAGGAGGAGTTGGACCACTATTACGAAGTTACAAAGCCAGAATCGAATCTTAATTCCATAGCGGCCACTTTAATCGATAATTACTCGTTTCTAAGAAACAGCATTTCTGAACTACAGGAAGAGGAGTTGTTAAGGGAGACCACATCCTTCTTTGGCGCTGTACATTCCCGTTATGAGTGGCTTTTGGACACACAGTCTCATTTCTTTCATCATCGGGGGCAGTTGCACGCCATGCTTGTCCACGTTTTAAAGCGAAATCCAGACGTCAAACTGTTCGAATAA
- a CDS encoding alpha/beta hydrolase fold domain-containing protein, with protein MKKTVLPILSMSLAAALLAGCSTNATEEAVQELSEAAETTETVEAAETKQPSAETVDTSFIENKYLDLDYGSNSEAQKLDIYLPNEGEGPFPVIVAIHGGGFREGDKTGADLTAMIEGLNRGYAVVAVNYRLSREAFFPAAISDVKAAIRYVKANAEEYNVNPEKVAAWGGSAGGHLAALVGTSGNDGSLNGKNTENINFSSEVQAVVDWYGQTDFLKIDEQFAESEITPKLGSRSTADSPESKYMGRNILEKTEEVKKANPESYITENDPAFLIQHGTADPNVPVQQSSDFAGKLADVLGEDKVELTLLEGVVHGGEPFESKENLEEVFGFLDSVLK; from the coding sequence GTGAAGAAAACAGTCTTACCTATTTTATCCATGTCCCTTGCAGCTGCACTATTGGCAGGATGTTCAACAAATGCCACTGAAGAAGCAGTACAAGAGCTTAGTGAAGCAGCGGAAACGACAGAAACAGTCGAAGCGGCAGAAACTAAGCAGCCTTCTGCTGAAACAGTTGATACCTCATTTATTGAGAATAAATATTTAGATCTCGATTACGGCAGCAATTCAGAAGCGCAGAAGCTCGATATATACCTGCCGAATGAAGGAGAAGGACCGTTCCCGGTTATTGTCGCAATTCACGGCGGCGGGTTCAGGGAAGGGGATAAAACGGGTGCCGATCTCACTGCCATGATAGAAGGCCTCAACCGCGGGTATGCGGTCGTAGCAGTCAATTACCGGCTGTCGCGTGAAGCGTTTTTCCCAGCTGCCATCAGCGATGTCAAAGCGGCTATCCGTTATGTGAAGGCAAATGCGGAAGAATACAATGTAAATCCTGAGAAAGTAGCGGCATGGGGAGGCAGCGCTGGCGGCCATTTAGCCGCATTGGTTGGGACCAGTGGAAATGATGGTTCACTGAATGGTAAAAATACCGAAAACATCAACTTTTCCTCTGAAGTCCAAGCGGTTGTTGACTGGTACGGCCAAACTGACTTTCTGAAAATAGATGAGCAGTTTGCCGAATCGGAAATCACACCGAAATTAGGCAGCCGAAGCACCGCCGATTCACCGGAAAGCAAGTATATGGGCCGCAATATCCTAGAGAAAACGGAAGAAGTGAAAAAAGCGAATCCGGAGTCTTACATTACTGAAAACGATCCGGCCTTTTTAATCCAGCACGGAACGGCTGATCCGAACGTACCTGTCCAGCAATCTAGTGATTTTGCTGGAAAGCTGGCTGATGTTTTAGGGGAAGATAAAGTGGAGCTGACACTTTTGGAAGGGGTTGTCCATGGAGGAGAACCATTTGAATCAAAGGAAAACCTTGAAGAAGTCTTCGGCTTTCTTGACAGTGTATTAAAATAA
- a CDS encoding sensor histidine kinase, which translates to MKQLFSSKLWIAFVILAIFISGQLLGAFAIKHYFIQSKIEELQPPLTLIGEEVADGDKITRTDDFLVKAFDVHGKEIDVYNDETIPQSSADAEVNKKLAAYLPKINSGKMAIEIQPVPGYSARAIIIGQPLVQDNKVTGGIYLLKEACAYQAALNGFYLVFFVTLAIGTIIVLAFLTVFVKEKNQLEQMRKDYVANISHELKTPLASIKALTETWSDHVVTDPEKIDQYYSIILRESARLEELIADLLELSRLQHKKMAFDKPVVDTKEVIEQVAEPFAILADDMELEFHITERAKNLPETYSNKDRIVQVLTILLDNAFKFTPVQGNVTIDAKTTGRKAEIIVSDNGPGISKELLPHIFGRFTKEDLSHTSTGSGLGLSIAFEIMEQLGEKISVESKGDSGTTFTITLKRA; encoded by the coding sequence ATGAAGCAGCTCTTTTCAAGCAAGTTGTGGATTGCATTTGTCATCTTAGCCATTTTTATATCCGGTCAGCTACTCGGGGCTTTTGCGATTAAGCATTACTTTATCCAATCCAAAATTGAAGAACTTCAGCCGCCTCTCACGCTGATTGGTGAAGAAGTGGCGGATGGAGACAAAATAACCAGAACCGATGATTTTTTAGTGAAAGCATTTGATGTCCATGGAAAAGAAATCGATGTTTACAACGATGAAACTATTCCGCAATCTTCTGCTGATGCTGAGGTAAACAAGAAACTGGCCGCTTATTTGCCGAAAATCAACAGCGGAAAAATGGCTATTGAAATCCAGCCCGTGCCGGGGTATTCTGCACGTGCTATTATCATCGGTCAGCCACTCGTTCAAGATAACAAAGTGACCGGCGGCATTTATTTATTAAAAGAGGCATGCGCTTACCAAGCTGCTCTTAATGGCTTTTACCTAGTCTTCTTTGTAACTTTGGCAATCGGGACGATCATTGTCCTCGCTTTTCTTACCGTCTTTGTTAAAGAGAAAAATCAGCTTGAGCAAATGCGCAAAGACTATGTCGCGAATATCAGCCACGAACTGAAAACGCCGCTTGCTTCGATCAAAGCGTTGACAGAGACATGGTCAGATCATGTGGTGACCGATCCTGAGAAAATCGACCAATACTACAGCATCATTTTGAGGGAAAGTGCGAGGCTGGAAGAACTCATTGCCGATTTGCTGGAATTGTCGAGGCTGCAGCATAAAAAAATGGCTTTTGATAAGCCAGTGGTTGATACAAAAGAAGTGATTGAACAAGTGGCCGAGCCTTTCGCTATTTTGGCAGATGACATGGAGCTCGAGTTTCATATTACAGAACGGGCTAAAAATCTCCCCGAGACCTATTCGAATAAAGACCGGATCGTTCAAGTCCTGACGATTCTGTTGGATAATGCATTTAAATTTACGCCGGTTCAAGGCAATGTAACGATTGATGCGAAAACGACAGGGAGAAAAGCAGAGATAATCGTGTCGGATAATGGACCGGGAATATCTAAAGAACTTTTGCCGCACATATTCGGGCGTTTTACCAAAGAGGACCTGTCGCATACCAGTACGGGCAGCGGCCTTGGGCTTTCCATTGCATTCGAAATCATGGAACAGCTTGGAGAGAAAATCAGTGTTGAAAGCAAGGGCGATTCAGGAACCACTTTTACGATTACTCTTAAAAGAGCGTAG
- a CDS encoding response regulator transcription factor, which translates to MWILLYFSICDDNVAVHESINAYLQAEGMKSVSAYDGKLALELLEEKHFDLVVLDIMMPGLFGTEVCKEIRKTSDIPILMLSARSEEVDRIVGLEIGADDYITKPFSPREVVVRIKTILKRVQPKKESPHFLKAGNLSIDITGYEVHVNQQVIELTAKEVELLAFLVNHTGKVVSREELLYKVWGYDYTGDTRTVDTMIKRIRQKIAKASPDFSIKSVYSVGYKFEVNV; encoded by the coding sequence TTGTGGATATTGCTTTATTTTTCAATATGTGATGATAATGTCGCTGTCCACGAGAGCATCAATGCGTATCTGCAAGCCGAGGGGATGAAGAGTGTATCGGCTTATGACGGAAAATTAGCACTGGAGCTGCTGGAGGAAAAACATTTTGATTTAGTGGTGCTTGATATTATGATGCCTGGCCTCTTTGGAACGGAAGTATGCAAGGAGATACGCAAAACCAGTGATATTCCAATTTTAATGCTCAGCGCCAGAAGTGAAGAAGTGGACCGGATTGTTGGCCTCGAGATCGGCGCAGACGACTATATCACCAAGCCTTTTTCACCTCGGGAAGTAGTAGTCCGGATCAAAACGATTCTGAAACGGGTGCAGCCAAAAAAAGAAAGTCCTCACTTCTTAAAAGCAGGCAACTTATCGATAGACATTACTGGATATGAAGTCCATGTCAATCAACAGGTGATTGAGCTGACGGCAAAAGAGGTGGAGCTATTGGCATTTCTAGTCAACCATACTGGGAAAGTCGTGAGCCGGGAAGAATTGCTGTACAAAGTTTGGGGATATGATTACACGGGAGACACCCGGACAGTCGATACGATGATCAAACGGATCCGCCAAAAAATTGCAAAAGCTTCCCCCGATTTTTCCATAAAGTCTGTTTACAGCGTCGGCTATAAATTTGAGGTAAATGTATGA
- a CDS encoding transposase yields the protein MMKYSEEFKLKLVNEYLAGPLGYPRLARKYGISSHGQIARWVRAFQAFGKEGLRNRQKNKVYSVQFKLDVLHFMKQTGASYQDAAIEFKMHNPTLIVKWKQTFLAEGAGGLRKKGRPPMAKNSKKKPAKPAGTMSREEQLERENELLRLEVAYLKKLNAFQENPDAYLEKHKQRWHSNSKKKDSD from the coding sequence ATGATGAAATATAGCGAAGAATTTAAACTGAAGCTGGTCAACGAGTATTTGGCTGGCCCGTTGGGTTATCCACGCTTAGCCCGAAAATACGGGATATCCAGCCACGGGCAAATAGCACGCTGGGTGCGGGCTTTCCAGGCATTCGGAAAAGAAGGATTGCGGAACAGGCAAAAAAACAAGGTGTATTCTGTTCAATTCAAATTGGATGTATTACACTTTATGAAACAAACAGGCGCTTCCTACCAGGACGCAGCGATTGAATTCAAGATGCACAACCCGACGCTTATTGTGAAATGGAAACAGACATTTTTGGCGGAAGGGGCAGGAGGCCTGAGAAAGAAAGGACGGCCACCCATGGCGAAAAATTCGAAAAAGAAACCGGCAAAACCGGCTGGGACGATGTCCCGTGAAGAACAACTTGAACGCGAGAATGAGCTTCTCCGTTTGGAAGTCGCTTATTTAAAAAAGTTGAACGCTTTCCAGGAGAATCCGGATGCCTACCTCGAAAAGCACAAGCAGCGCTGGCATTCGAACTCCAAAAAGAAGGATTCCGATTAA